One Natrinema marinum genomic window carries:
- a CDS encoding IS5 family transposase, with protein MEALPKLRLLRFVEQAMHLARRSVARYSSKFSKRRYTLHQHIVLLCLKVRKNTTYRTLLDELIEMPRIWSALDLQELPSPSTLCKAFSRLDMAVWRVLLNLSVTLLPTSGVVGIDASGFDRSHASKHYTKRTKLTIQHLKVTLLVDTRSNAIIDVHVTTTRKHDSQIAPSLIKRNTGEVAVLLGDKGYDDQKIRALARETGVRPLIKHREFSSLHKAWNARLDADLYGQRSQNETVNSRLKRKYGVFVRSRHWWKQFRELVVGCLTHNIDKAL; from the coding sequence ATGGAAGCCCTCCCGAAGTTGCGGCTACTCCGGTTCGTTGAGCAAGCGATGCACTTGGCTCGGCGATCCGTTGCTCGCTACTCCTCGAAGTTCTCGAAACGACGATACACACTTCATCAACACATCGTTTTGCTCTGTCTCAAGGTGCGGAAGAATACGACGTACCGAACCCTGCTTGACGAACTCATCGAGATGCCTCGGATTTGGAGCGCCCTCGATCTTCAGGAACTCCCCTCTCCTTCGACGTTGTGTAAGGCGTTCAGCCGGCTCGATATGGCGGTTTGGCGCGTTCTGCTCAACCTTTCGGTCACACTGCTCCCGACCAGCGGTGTCGTCGGGATCGACGCTTCCGGGTTTGACCGTAGTCACGCCTCAAAACACTATACGAAGCGAACGAAGTTGACGATTCAGCACTTGAAAGTCACGCTTCTCGTAGACACGAGGTCGAACGCGATTATCGACGTACACGTGACGACGACACGAAAACACGACTCGCAAATCGCACCGTCACTCATCAAGCGAAATACCGGGGAAGTAGCGGTTCTCCTCGGCGACAAGGGATACGATGACCAGAAGATTCGCGCATTAGCCCGTGAAACTGGTGTTCGTCCGCTCATTAAGCACCGCGAGTTCTCGTCTCTTCACAAAGCGTGGAATGCTCGGTTGGATGCCGATCTCTACGGACAGCGCAGTCAAAACGAGACGGTAAACTCTCGCCTCAAACGCAAGTACGGTGTGTTCGTCCGCTCACGGCACTGGTGGAAGCAGTTCCGTGAACTCGTTGTCGGCTGTCTCACTCACAACATCGACAAGGCACTCTGA
- a CDS encoding HalOD1 output domain-containing protein, with the protein MSPSSPTSSANAWSHAVIEAVAKEMNIHPTELPEKLYDVIDPGSLDSLFANKNPTGGTVTFTYCDYTVTVTANGDVSLEK; encoded by the coding sequence ATGAGTCCGTCATCACCCACTTCATCGGCCAATGCGTGGAGCCACGCCGTAATCGAGGCTGTCGCCAAGGAGATGAATATTCACCCCACTGAACTGCCCGAGAAACTATACGACGTGATCGACCCCGGCTCATTAGATTCGTTGTTCGCAAACAAAAATCCGACAGGCGGCACTGTGACGTTCACGTACTGCGACTACACAGTCACTGTCACCGCAAACGGCGACGTGAGTCTCGAAAAATAG
- a CDS encoding DUF7344 domain-containing protein, producing MNTDSAFEALAHEQRRTLLLALLQSNPQDAGFESPTGHSVLTDAEQRVQTELYHVHLPTLEDDGYIEWNEKTDQIIKGPQFDEIRPLLECIASDGAE from the coding sequence ATGAATACAGATTCGGCATTCGAGGCACTCGCGCACGAACAGCGTCGTACACTCTTGCTCGCCCTTCTCCAATCGAATCCGCAGGACGCAGGGTTTGAATCCCCCACAGGACACTCAGTGCTGACCGACGCCGAGCAGCGAGTGCAGACCGAACTGTATCACGTCCACTTGCCAACGCTCGAAGACGACGGCTACATCGAGTGGAACGAAAAGACAGATCAAATCATCAAGGGGCCGCAGTTCGACGAGATTCGGCCATTGCTCGAATGTATCGCGTCCGACGGCGCGGAGTGA
- a CDS encoding bacterio-opsin activator domain-containing protein, with amino-acid sequence MATEATFTVPSDEFPLGTVFKQLPNVTVELERLVPAQGVVIPYFWVRGTEVDDIVGAFTEHPGVKEIRVIDSVEDEYLLRVEWTIDYDDVLTVLAETGVPLIEATGTDQQWTFEIRGDARSDIAAFQRRCRELDIPVSLTELHALTPVEKPTEAILTDTQLEALVLAYDRGYFESPREVTLEALGEELGISQQAVGSRLRGGVKQVLGNTLSATTVRP; translated from the coding sequence ATGGCTACTGAAGCGACGTTCACGGTTCCGTCAGACGAGTTCCCGCTGGGGACAGTGTTCAAGCAATTGCCGAACGTGACGGTCGAGCTGGAGCGACTCGTCCCCGCACAGGGGGTGGTGATTCCCTACTTCTGGGTGCGGGGTACCGAAGTCGACGACATTGTGGGTGCGTTCACCGAACACCCCGGCGTGAAGGAGATTCGGGTCATCGACTCTGTCGAGGACGAGTACCTGTTACGCGTTGAGTGGACGATAGACTACGACGACGTGCTAACGGTACTGGCGGAGACAGGAGTTCCACTGATCGAGGCCACCGGGACAGACCAACAGTGGACGTTCGAAATCCGCGGCGATGCTCGAAGTGACATCGCTGCCTTTCAACGACGCTGTCGAGAGCTGGACATCCCGGTCTCGCTAACGGAGCTGCACGCACTCACGCCCGTCGAGAAGCCGACCGAAGCTATCCTCACTGACACTCAGCTAGAGGCGCTGGTGCTTGCCTACGACCGGGGGTACTTCGAGTCCCCCCGCGAGGTCACGTTGGAAGCTCTCGGTGAGGAACTCGGCATCTCACAGCAGGCCGTCGGCTCCCGTCTCCGTGGAGGGGTCAAGCAGGTTCTCGGCAACACGCTCTCCGCCACCACAGTCCGACCTTAA